A genomic region of Trifolium pratense cultivar HEN17-A07 linkage group LG3, ARS_RC_1.1, whole genome shotgun sequence contains the following coding sequences:
- the LOC123917356 gene encoding disease resistance protein RPM1-like translates to MAETAVLFALGEVFQFLKEETNLLRGVHTDFSDIKDELESIQVFLKDADRRAADEADTTDGIRTWVKQMRETSFRIEDVIDEYLRMMHRDSPPGCGSLVCKMASLFNTLIPRHHIASEIQDIKLSIRRIKERSERYNFQILQEPGSTSRNNTREIESGRWCDPRLSSLFIEETEIVGFEGPREELFGWLLEGAAERTVISVVGMGGLGKTTLAKLVFDSQKVTSHFDCRSCITVSQSYTVRGLMIFMMEQFCRDTEDPIAQMLHKMDDKSLIVEVRQYLQHKRYLIFFDDVWQEDFSDQFEFAMPNNNNGSRIIITTRMMQVADFFKKSFLVHIHNLQLLPPEKAWELFCKKVFRFEFDGHCPPELEAISKDIVRKCKQLPLAIVAIGGLLSTKAKTMIEWKKVSENLSLELGRNAHLTSLTKILSLSYDSLPYYLKPCILYFGIYPEDYSINHKRLTRQWIAEGFAKSEERRTPEQVANEYLYELINRSLILVSNVGFEGKVQTCQVHDLMREVIIRKMKELSFCHFVHDGQIVADGIIRRLSIATNSNNALKKTNNSHFRAIHFYEKGGLLEPFIGKLCSQSRILKVLDIQGATFNHIPDNLGNLFHLRYINLRGTKVQALPKSVGELQHLETLDLRDTLVRHLPSEINKLTKLRHLLVFHRNYEAKYSLLGFTTGVLMENGIKNLTSLQNLYYVEVDHGGVDLIQEMKMLRQLRRLGLRRVRREHGNALCAAVVEMKHLENLNITTISEDETINLNFISSPPQLQRLHLKAKLDILPDWIPKLEFLVEIKLALSKLKDDLLQSLKNLPNLQKFGLWDNAYDGEILHFQNGGFLKLRKLDLCHLNRVNSVLIDKGALPSLEYLKIDRIPQLKEVPSGIRFLYNLKVINFTEMPAKFVECIDPDKGKDYWIIKCIPLICIRHSVGPKYFDYEIRTIQSASKAS, encoded by the coding sequence ATGGCAGAAACTGCAGTGTTGTTTGCTCTGGGAGAAGTGTTCCAATTCctaaaagaagaaacaaatcTTTTGAGAGGTGTACACACAGATTTTTCAGACATCAAAGATGAACTTGAGAGCATTCAAGTCTTCCTCAAAGATGCAGACAGAAGGGCTGCAGATGAAGCAGACACCACCGACGGAATAAGAACTTGGGTTAAGCAAATGAGAGAAACATCATTTCGCATTGAAGATGTCATTGATGAATACCTTCGGATGATGCATAGGGACAGTCCTCCTGGATGCGGATCATTAGTCTGCAAGATGGCAAGCCTATTCAACACTTTGATTCCCCGTCATCATATAGCATCTGAGATTCAAGACATTAAATTGTCAATTCGTAGAATCAAGGAAAGAAGTGAGAGGTATAACTTTCAAATTTTACAAGAACCTGGTTCAACAAGCAGAAACAACACTAGAGAGATCGAAAGTGGAAGATGGTGTGATCCTCGACTGTCTTCCCTTTTCATTGAAGAAACAGAAATCGTAGGATTTGAAGGCCCACGAGAAGAACTATTTGGTTGGTTATTGGAGGGTGCAGCTGAGCGCACAGTGATTTCAGTGGTAGGAATGGGGGGTCTTGGAAAAACCACTCTTGCCAAGCTAGTTTTTGATAGCCAAAAGGTAACATCACACTTTGATTGTCGTTCTTGCATCACAGTTTCTCAATCATACACTGTGAGAGGGTTAATGATATTCATGATGGAGCAATTTTGTCGGGACACAGAAGACCCAATAGCACAGATGTTACACAAAATGGACGACAAGTCACTGATAGTAGAAGTGAGGCAATACCTGCAACATAAGAGGTATTTGATATTCTTTGATGATGTATGGCAAGAAGATTTTTCCGACCAGTTTGAATTTGCCATGCCTAATAACAACAATGGTAGTAGGATCATAATCACAACTAGAATGATGCAAGTTGCAGATTTTTTCAAGAAATCCTTCCTAGTTCACATTCACAACTTGCAACTTTTGCCTCCAGAAAAAGCATGGGAACTCTTCTGCAAGAAAGTATTTAGATTTGAGTTTGATGGGCATTGTCCACCAGAGCTTGAGGCTATTTCAAAAGATATTGTTCGAAAATGCAAGCAGCTACCTCTAGCAATTGTAGCCATTGGTGGTCTACTCTCAACAAAAGCTAAAACCATGATTGAATGGAAAAAGGTGAGTGAAAATCTGAGCCTGGAATTGGGACGTAATGCCCATTTAACGAGTCTAACAAAGATTTTGTCGCTTAGTTATGATAGCCTTCCATACTATTTAAAACCATGCATTTTGTATTTTGGTATATATCCGGAGGACTATTCTATTAATCACAAAAGGTTAACTCGACAATGGATTGCTGAAGGGTTTGCTAAATCTGAAGAGAGAAGAACTCCAGAGCAAGTTGCAAATGAGTACTTGTATGAATTGATTAACAGAAGTCTGATTCTGGTATCAAATGTTGGCTTTGAAGGGAAAGTTCAAACTTGTCAAGTCCATGATTTGATGAGGGAAGTGATCATTAGAAAAATGAAGGAATTAAGTTTCTGTCATTTTGTTCATGATGGTCAAATAGTTGCAGATGGAATAATAAGACGCTTATCTATAGCAACTAATTCCAACAATGCattgaagaaaacaaacaaCTCACATTTTCGCGCTATACATTTTTATGAAAAAGGTGGATTGTTGGAGCCATTTATTGGTAAATTATGTTCGCAGTCAAGGATTTTGAAGGTACTTGACATTCAAGGGGCAACTTTCAATCATATTCCTGATAATTTGGGGAATCTTTTTCACTTAAGGTACATAAACCTAAGGGGTACAAAAGTACAGGCTCTTCCTAAATCTGTTGGTGAACTACAGCACTTAGAGACATTGGATTTAAGAGACACGCTTGTGCGTCATTTACCAAGTGAAATAAACAAGCTCACAAAGCTACGGCACCTTCTTGTTTTCCATCGTAACTATGAAGCAAAGTATTCTCTTTTGGGATTTACAACTGGTGTTTTGATGGAAAACGGCATCAAGAACTTGACTTCTCTACAAAATCTTTATTATGTGGAGGTAGATCATGGGGGGGTAGATCTTATTCAAGAGATGAAAATGTTAAGACAGTTAAGGCGGTTAGGTTTAAGGCGTGTAAGAAGAGAACATGGAAATGCCTTATGTGCTGCAGTAGTAGAAATGAAACACCTTGAAAATCTTAATATTACTACAATATCTGAGGATGAAACCATTAACTTGAATTTTATCTCGTCTCCACCCCAACTTCAGCGGCTTCATTTGAAAGCTAAACTAGATATATTGCCTGATTGGATTCCAAAGCTTGAGTTTCTTGTGGAGATTAAGCTGGCTTTATCTAAGTTGAAAGATGACCTGCTACAATCACTGAAAAACTTGCCAAATCTGCAGAAATTTGGTCTGTGGGACAATGCCTATGATGGTGAAATTTTGCACTTTCAGAACGGAGGGTTTCTAAAATTGAGGAAACTAGATCTCTGTCACTTGAATAGAGTAAATTCTGTCCTTATAGACAAGGGAGCTTTGCCCTCTCTTGAATATCTTAAAATAGACAGAATCCCCCAACTGAAGGAGGTACCCTCAGGCATCAGGTTCTTGTATAACCTCAAAGTTATTAACTTCACTGAAATGCCAGCTAAATTTGTTGAGTGTATTGATCCAGACAAAGGAAAAGACTACTGGATTATCAAGTGTATACCTCTTATATGCATTCGTCATTCGGTTGGCCCCAAATACTTTGATTATGAGATTCGCACTATTCAATCGGCTTCCAAAGCGTCATAA
- the LOC123917358 gene encoding histone-lysine N-methyltransferase, H3 lysine-9 specific SUVH1: MEEGLGHNSVPPPGSIDKSKILDIKPIRSLIPVFSMNPQAPPSGQYPSGFSPFFPFGGPHDSSTTGAKRRAMPTPLRAFRSPLGEDEDYNDNDDFSNTRNAASRSSRVKPKKTKIYSDFHVDLSGLVGINPAHKDDGNREVVNIVLMTFDALRRRLTQLVDAKELSTGLVKRADLKVGNICMTKGIRTNVTKRVGAVPGVEIGDIFFFRMELCVVGLHAQSMGGIDALHITGVREEETLAVSIVSSGEYDDEAEDGDVIIYTGQGGNFNKKDKHVSDQKLHRGNLALDRSSRTHNEIRVIRGIKDAVNPNSKIYVYDGLYKIQDSWVEKAKGGGSLLKYKLIRVPGQPSAFAVWNSVQKWKSGVPARTGLILADLSSGAESIPVSLVNEVDNVKSPAFFTYFHSLRHPKSFSLMQPSHGCSCNAKKACTPGDLDCSCIRRNEGDFPYISNSVLVSRKPLVHECGPTCQCFPNCKNRVSQTGLKLQMEVFKTSNKGWGLRSWDPIRAGAFICEYAGEVIDKDRLSQLVKEGDTDEYVFDTTRIYESFKWNYEPKILEEVSTNESSEDYALPHPLIINAKNVGNVARFMNHSCSPNVFWQPVMYEENNQSFLHVAFFALRHIPPMQELTYDYGSERSDNAEGSSANKGRKKCLCGSPKCRGSFT, encoded by the coding sequence ATGGAAGAAGGGTTAGGTCACAACTCAGTTCCTCCTCCTGGTTCCATCGACAAGTCTAAGATTCTGGATATTAAGCCTATAAGAAGTTTGATACCCGTTTTTTCAATGAATCCTCAAGCTCCACCTTCAGGACAGTATCCTTCTGGGTTTTCTCCATTTTTCCCATTTGGTGGACCTCATGACTCTTCAACCACTGGGGCGAAACGTAGAGCGATGCCGACTCCACTTCGAGCATTTAGGAGTCCTCTAGGAGAGGACGAGGATTACAATGACAATGATGATTTTAGTAACACAAGAAATGCAGCATCGCGTTCGAGCCGGGTCAAACCGAAGAAGACCAAGATATATAGTGATTTTCATGTTGATTTGAGTGGTTTAGTTGGTATAAACCCGGCACACAAAGACGACGGTAACCGTGAAGTGGTTAATATTGTACTCATGACATTTGATGCACTAAGAAGAAGGCTAACCCAACTTGTAGATGCCAAGGAATTGAGCACGGGTTTGGTCAAGCGTGCGGATTTAAAAGTTGGCAATATTTGTATGACCAAAGGAATTCGAACAAACGTGACGAAGAGGGTCGGAGCAGTGCCTGGAGTTGAGATTGGGGACATTTTCTTTTTCCGAATGGAATTGTGTGTTGTTGGTTTGCATGCTCAGTCCATGGGGGGAATTGATGCCTTGCATATCACGGGTGTCCGCGAGGAAGAAACTTTGGCTGTAAGCATTGTTTCTTCGGGAGAATATGATGATGAAGCTGAGGATGGTGATGTTATAATTTATACCGGTCAGGGTGGGAATTTCAACAAGAAAGATAAGCATGTGTCAGATCAGAAGCTTCATAGGGGTAATCTTGCTTTGGATAGAAGTTCGCGAACACACAATGAAATAAGAGTCATCCGAGGCATCAAAGATGCTGTGAATCCGAACTCAAAAATCTACGTCTATGATGGTCTATATAAAATTCAAGATTCATGGGTTGAAAAAGCCAAAGGCGGTGGTAGCTTGCTTAAGTATAAGTTGATAAGAGTGCCTGGACAGCCTAGTGCCTTTGCTGTTTGGAACTCGGTTCAGAAGTGGAAATCCGGCGTCCCTGCAAGGACTGGACTTATTCTTGCAGACCTCTCCTCAGGAGCCGAGAGTATTCCTGTATCGCTTGTCAATGAGGTCGATAATGTGAAGTCACCTGCCTTTTTCACATATTTTCACTCTCTTCGACATCCAAAATCATTCAGTTTAATGCAGCCTTCACATGGTTGCAGCTGTAATGCTAAAAAAGCATGTACCCCTGGTGATTTGGATTGCTCTTGCATTAGGAGAAATGAAGGTGATTTTCCATATATTTCCAACAGCGTTCTGGTGAGTCGTAAGCCGTTGGTTCATGAATGTGGCCCTACATGTCAATGTTTTCCTAACTGCAAAAATCGAGTATCCCAAACCGGTTTAAAGCTCCAAATGGAAGTGTTCAAAACAAGCAATAAAGGTTGGGGTCTTCGATCATGGGATCCTATTCGTGCTGGTGCTTTTATTTGCGAGTATGCAGGAGAAGTTATCGATAAAGATAGGTTAAGTCAGCTTGTAAAAGAAGGAGATACTGACGAGTATGTTTTTGATACAACTCGTATTTATGAATCTTTCAAGTGGAATTATGAGCCTAAGATACTGGAAGAAGTGAGCACAAATGAGTCTAGCGAGGATTATGCTCTGCCACATCCTCTTATTATAAATGCTAAGAATGTTGGAAATGTGGCTAGATTCATGAATCATAGTTGCTCACCAAATGTTTTCTGGCAGCCTGTCATGTATGAAGAGAACAACCAATCCTTTCTCCATGTTGCTTTTTTTGCATTGAGACATATTCCCCCAATGCAAGAGTTAACATATGACTATGGATCTGAACGATCTGATAATGCTGAGGGTAGCAGTGCAAACAAAGGAAGAAAGAAATGCTTATGTGGATCACCAAAATGCCGCGGTTCCTTTACTTAA